From the genome of Scytonema hofmannii PCC 7110, one region includes:
- the rpsJ gene encoding 30S ribosomal protein S10, which yields MATLQQQKIRIRLQAFDRRLLDTSCEKIVDTANRTNATAIGPIPLPTKRRIYCVLRSPHVDKDSREHFETRTHRRIIDIYQPSSKTIDALMKLDLPSGVDIEVKL from the coding sequence ATGGCAACACTACAGCAGCAAAAGATTAGAATTCGTTTACAAGCTTTTGACCGTCGCTTGCTGGACACATCTTGCGAGAAGATTGTAGACACAGCTAACCGCACCAATGCGACAGCTATAGGACCGATTCCTCTCCCAACAAAACGCCGCATCTACTGTGTGTTGCGTTCTCCACACGTAGATAAAGATTCACGGGAACATTTTGAAACCCGCACTCATCGCCGAATTATTGACATTTATCAGCCTTCTTCTAAGACTATCGATGCTTTGATGAAACTGGATCTTCCTTCTGGTGTAGATATTGAAGTGAAATTATAG
- a CDS encoding LON peptidase substrate-binding domain-containing protein has protein sequence MTSTSRIAVCELPLFPLPEVVLFPTRPLPLHIFEFRYRIMMNTILESDRRFGVLMVDPVRGTIANVGCCAEIIHYQRMPDDRMKMLSLGQQRFRLLKYIREKPYRVGLVEWIEDKPPVKDLRPLATDVEHLLRDVVRLSAKLTDQNIELPEDLPDLPIELSYWIASNLYGVAAEQQALLELQDTAERLERESEILTSTRNHLAARTVLKDTFN, from the coding sequence ATGACATCAACTTCTAGAATTGCTGTTTGCGAACTACCTCTGTTCCCGTTGCCGGAAGTAGTTTTGTTCCCTACTAGACCATTGCCCCTGCATATCTTTGAATTTCGCTACCGAATTATGATGAACACGATTTTGGAAAGCGATCGCAGGTTCGGTGTTTTGATGGTCGATCCGGTAAGAGGTACGATCGCTAATGTTGGTTGCTGCGCGGAAATCATCCACTATCAGCGTATGCCTGATGACCGAATGAAGATGTTGAGTCTAGGGCAACAGAGGTTTCGTCTTCTCAAATATATTCGAGAAAAGCCATACCGGGTAGGTTTGGTAGAGTGGATTGAAGACAAACCCCCCGTAAAAGACTTAAGACCTTTAGCCACTGATGTAGAACATCTGCTGCGAGATGTGGTTAGGCTTTCAGCTAAACTGACAGACCAAAACATTGAATTGCCTGAAGATTTGCCAGATTTACCGATAGAGCTGTCTTACTGGATTGCAAGCAACCTTTATGGTGTTGCAGCAGAGCAGCAAGCATTGTTAGAGCTTCAAGATACAGCAGAGCGCTTGGAAAGAGAATCGGAGATTTTAACTTCCACGCGCAATCATTTAGCAGCTCGTACTGTTCTCAAAGATACTTTTAATTAA
- the pheA gene encoding prephenate dehydratase yields MTLSIAHLGPPGTYAEQAALLYFNWLTKTRDQRAILCPYPSIAQTLRAVAQGQAKLAVVPVENSIEGSVTMTLDALWQLDGLQVQLAIVMPIVHTLISCAQSIEDIKTVYSHPQALAQCQGWLDRVIPKVQLIPKNSTTEALLQLEQDPTAAAISSERAAQLYNLPVLATGINDYPENYTRFWVMSKNYIPLARPSHLERRTHTSLAFSTPANVPGALAKPLQVFASIGINLSKIESRPTKRSLGEYLFFIDLEADSSEAQVESALAEITTYTEVLKSFGSYNVLPIQELVVGC; encoded by the coding sequence ATGACCTTATCGATCGCACATTTAGGACCTCCAGGCACTTATGCAGAACAAGCGGCACTTCTTTATTTCAACTGGCTGACTAAAACAAGAGATCAGAGAGCCATCTTATGTCCGTATCCCAGCATCGCCCAAACATTACGAGCGGTTGCACAAGGACAGGCAAAACTGGCTGTAGTCCCAGTGGAAAATTCTATTGAAGGTAGTGTGACTATGACGTTAGATGCACTATGGCAACTAGATGGCTTGCAAGTTCAGTTAGCTATAGTCATGCCAATAGTCCACACATTAATTTCTTGTGCTCAAAGTATAGAAGATATCAAAACCGTTTATTCTCATCCACAAGCCCTAGCACAGTGTCAAGGATGGTTAGATAGAGTTATACCTAAAGTACAACTCATTCCCAAAAATTCTACAACAGAAGCATTACTGCAACTCGAGCAAGACCCAACAGCAGCAGCTATTTCTTCTGAACGTGCGGCACAACTATATAATTTGCCTGTCTTAGCAACTGGGATTAACGACTACCCCGAAAACTATACTCGATTCTGGGTTATGAGCAAAAATTACATCCCATTAGCTCGCCCCTCTCATTTAGAACGACGCACTCACACCTCACTTGCTTTTAGCACTCCTGCAAATGTACCAGGCGCACTAGCAAAACCCCTACAAGTATTTGCCAGTATAGGAATCAACTTAAGCAAAATTGAATCTCGCCCTACAAAGCGATCTTTAGGAGAATATTTATTTTTTATCGACTTAGAAGCAGATTCATCGGAAGCTCAAGTAGAGTCTGCTTTGGCAGAGATAACAACGTATACAGAGGTTTTAAAAAGTTTTGGCAGCTACAATGTTTTGCCAATTCAAGAGTTAGTTGTTGGTTGTTAG
- a CDS encoding DUF1997 domain-containing protein, whose amino-acid sequence MPTRFTASQLVAIAIPEQPTPIQHYLRQPQRLVRALFDPNRIQQLSEEVFRLKLRPLSFMSLSIQPSVDLKVTAESNGTIRVRSVGCEILGIEYINQRFSLNLEGYLSPEQLSTGTHLKGRADLEVQVDLPPPFSFTPRAILEATGNGLLKSVLLTIKQRLQYQLLADYRQWALSQKRQTLLTTESTDLPMVTE is encoded by the coding sequence ATGCCTACTCGGTTTACTGCATCTCAATTGGTTGCGATCGCAATTCCGGAGCAGCCTACTCCGATTCAGCACTATTTGCGACAGCCCCAACGTTTAGTCAGGGCGTTGTTTGACCCCAACCGCATTCAGCAGCTGTCTGAGGAAGTGTTTCGTCTGAAATTGCGTCCTCTGAGTTTTATGTCATTAAGTATTCAGCCCTCTGTAGACCTAAAAGTCACGGCGGAATCAAATGGAACCATTCGCGTGCGATCGGTAGGTTGTGAAATTCTAGGTATTGAATATATCAACCAACGTTTTTCTTTAAATTTAGAAGGGTATTTATCCCCAGAACAGCTAAGTACTGGTACTCACCTCAAGGGAAGAGCAGATTTAGAAGTCCAAGTGGATTTACCACCCCCATTTTCCTTTACACCTAGAGCTATTCTAGAAGCGACAGGCAATGGATTGCTTAAGAGTGTTTTGCTAACAATCAAGCAAAGATTGCAATATCAGCTCCTAGCCGATTATCGCCAATGGGCTTTATCACAAAAACGGCAAACACTGTTGACAACCGAAAGCACAGATTTACCAATGGTGACAGAATAA
- a CDS encoding ribonuclease HII has translation MIETEQTAEPSKLPAPLQETRWLEFSTLSNIQRPIAGVDEVGRGALFGPVVAAAVILPDLALSHLVAANIKDSKKLSGNQRKLLAQQICELAVDWKIGFASTAEIDRINILQATLLAMKRAVLKLKIQPALCLIDGNQLVKDLPLPQQTIVKGDERSLAIASASIVAKVWRDALVLRLASKYPMYDLERNKGYGSPRHLMALRQYGPSLLHRKSFRPCQNNS, from the coding sequence ATGATCGAAACAGAGCAAACTGCCGAGCCTTCCAAATTGCCAGCGCCTTTACAAGAAACGAGGTGGTTGGAATTTTCCACGCTGTCTAACATTCAAAGACCGATTGCAGGCGTAGATGAAGTAGGTCGAGGTGCTCTATTTGGTCCTGTGGTGGCAGCAGCTGTAATATTACCCGATTTGGCTTTGTCTCATCTTGTAGCAGCCAATATTAAAGACAGTAAAAAGCTGTCTGGTAATCAGAGAAAATTGCTAGCCCAACAGATTTGTGAGTTGGCAGTAGACTGGAAAATTGGATTTGCATCCACTGCAGAAATTGACCGGATAAATATTTTGCAGGCAACACTGTTAGCAATGAAGCGGGCTGTGCTGAAATTGAAAATACAGCCTGCTTTGTGCTTGATTGATGGCAATCAGTTAGTGAAGGACTTACCACTACCACAGCAAACAATAGTTAAAGGTGATGAGCGTTCTTTGGCTATAGCCTCTGCCAGCATTGTTGCCAAAGTTTGGCGCGATGCCTTGGTGCTGCGTCTTGCTTCTAAATATCCCATGTACGATTTAGAACGCAACAAGGGATATGGAAGCCCAAGGCATTTAATGGCGTTGCGCCAGTATGGACCTTCGCTTTTACATCGCAAGTCTTTTCGTCCTTGCCAGAATAATTCCTAA
- a CDS encoding Rne/Rng family ribonuclease → MPKQIIIAEQHQIAAVFSEDQIQELVVATGHHQIGDIYLGVVENVLPGIDAAFVNIGDPERNGFIHVTDLGPLRLKRTAAAITELLVPQQKVLVQVMKEPTGTKGPRLTGNITLPGRYVVLMPYGRGVNLSRRIKSETERNRLRALAILIKPAGMGLLVRTEAEGKPEEAIIEDLELLQKQWEAIQVEAQSTRAPALLNRDDDFIQRVLRDMYGADVNRIVVDSSTGLKRVKQYLQNWSGGQTPQGLLIDHHRDRTAILEYFRINAAIKEALKPRVDLPSGGYIIIEPTEALTVIDVNSGSFTRSATARETVLWTNCEAATEIARQLRLRNIAGVIVVDFIDMESRRDQLQVLEHFNKALKADKARPQIAQLTELGLVELTRKRQGQNIYELFGKTCQTCGGLGHTVHLPGETESRLPTSPAELPDRFAPLSNREQPRLAQTTRVPEPRESNYDGYGEPSSYETSGELSSLNLDHHPSYREIGEDRTKRRIRRSTSTRQQGLNGGNGKEETRTIGSPSLSFDQDFELDDEPELGNVSELPLPVPKGAWGDRPERTKITRIEPVKPVVEPPEMVTVEMSSPEQEVFAYTGASPLLKLNREVKNPKAVIINVTLPGQNSTAPVTESTSATESTPLAVSEPPASTQTIVEPVVVRQPEPETDTAVEEPVVDEAVDNTEASTTISGRRRRRRSSSIDSD, encoded by the coding sequence ATGCCAAAACAAATTATCATAGCAGAACAGCATCAGATTGCTGCTGTATTTTCTGAAGACCAAATACAAGAACTAGTTGTAGCTACGGGTCATCACCAAATAGGTGATATTTACTTGGGGGTTGTTGAAAATGTATTACCTGGGATAGACGCCGCTTTTGTCAATATAGGAGATCCAGAACGGAATGGTTTTATTCACGTAACTGACTTGGGCCCCCTGCGGCTCAAGCGTACAGCAGCAGCAATCACAGAATTGTTAGTGCCGCAGCAAAAAGTGTTGGTTCAAGTGATGAAAGAACCAACAGGAACCAAAGGACCGAGACTCACGGGAAACATCACCTTACCGGGACGTTACGTAGTGTTGATGCCCTACGGGCGAGGTGTGAATTTATCACGTCGGATTAAGAGTGAAACTGAGCGTAACCGCTTGCGTGCTTTGGCAATTTTAATTAAGCCTGCAGGTATGGGTCTGCTTGTTCGTACCGAAGCAGAAGGTAAGCCGGAAGAGGCAATTATAGAAGATTTAGAATTGCTGCAAAAGCAGTGGGAAGCAATCCAGGTAGAAGCACAATCAACTCGTGCGCCAGCACTTCTTAATAGAGATGATGACTTTATCCAACGCGTACTGCGGGATATGTACGGTGCGGATGTTAACCGAATTGTGGTTGATTCCAGTACGGGTTTGAAGCGAGTCAAGCAGTACTTGCAAAACTGGAGTGGCGGACAAACGCCACAAGGGTTGTTAATCGACCATCACCGCGATCGCACTGCTATATTAGAGTACTTCCGCATTAATGCTGCTATTAAAGAAGCCCTCAAACCTAGAGTAGATCTACCTTCTGGTGGGTATATTATTATTGAACCAACAGAAGCATTAACGGTGATAGATGTCAACTCTGGATCGTTCACGCGATCGGCAACAGCCAGAGAAACGGTTTTGTGGACTAACTGCGAAGCCGCAACAGAAATTGCCCGTCAGTTACGCTTGCGTAATATTGCTGGGGTGATAGTCGTTGATTTTATTGATATGGAATCGCGACGAGACCAACTACAAGTTTTAGAACACTTCAACAAAGCACTAAAAGCAGACAAAGCCCGTCCCCAAATTGCTCAACTGACCGAACTGGGATTGGTTGAACTGACTCGCAAGCGCCAAGGTCAAAACATTTACGAATTGTTTGGCAAAACCTGTCAAACTTGTGGCGGTTTAGGACATACTGTCCATCTTCCGGGTGAAACTGAAAGCCGTTTGCCAACATCACCAGCAGAATTACCAGACCGCTTTGCGCCTCTGTCGAATAGAGAACAACCCCGATTGGCGCAAACAACTCGAGTGCCCGAACCACGAGAAAGCAATTATGACGGATATGGAGAACCATCATCCTATGAAACTAGTGGCGAGTTGTCTTCTCTAAATTTAGACCATCATCCCAGCTATCGAGAAATAGGCGAAGATAGAACAAAGCGTCGTATCCGCCGTAGTACCAGCACCCGTCAGCAAGGGTTGAATGGAGGAAATGGCAAAGAAGAAACCCGGACAATCGGTAGCCCATCACTGTCTTTCGATCAAGACTTTGAGCTTGATGACGAACCCGAACTTGGCAACGTATCAGAACTTCCCTTACCCGTTCCTAAAGGAGCATGGGGTGACAGACCCGAACGGACTAAAATTACCAGGATAGAACCTGTCAAACCAGTGGTAGAACCACCGGAAATGGTCACAGTAGAAATGTCTTCTCCAGAACAGGAAGTTTTTGCTTATACAGGTGCGTCTCCACTGCTTAAATTGAATCGAGAGGTCAAAAACCCCAAGGCAGTTATTATTAACGTTACCCTTCCCGGTCAAAATTCAACAGCGCCAGTCACGGAATCAACTTCTGCAACTGAATCAACCCCGTTAGCTGTTAGCGAACCACCAGCAAGTACTCAAACCATAGTTGAACCAGTCGTAGTTCGCCAACCCGAACCAGAAACAGACACAGCAGTTGAAGAACCAGTGGTTGACGAAGCAGTCGATAACACTGAAGCGAGTACTACCATAAGTGGACGTCGCCGTCGCCGCCGTTCCTCTTCTATAGACTCCGATTGA
- a CDS encoding TIGR03960 family B12-binding radical SAM protein: MAVAFEKLISPDILKPARYLGNELEAVHKPWESAVVRWVLTYPEVYEVGAANLGHVILYNILNTQPRQLCDRSYLPGADLAAKLRATNTPLFAVESKRALTEFDILGFSLSYELGVTNILEMLDLAGIPLTWRERIEGIGRWGDGENSTPYPLIFAGGQTATSNPEPYADFFDFVALGDGEELLPEIGLILEEGKKAGLNRKELLLELAQIPGVYVPQFYDMAPDGSVRPNRPDVPKRILRRVATPMPAYSIGLVPYIQPVHDRLTIEIRRGCTRGCRFCQPGMLTRPARDVEPERVVAAIEQGMRQTGYNEFSLLSLSCSDYLSLPAVGMEIKNRLKNENITLSLPSQRVDRFDENIANILGGTRQGGLTFAPEAGTQRMRDIVNKGLTNEELLRGVKTGWEQGWDKIKLYFMIGLPGETDTDVLGIAETVSWLQRECRANRRRPLSFNLTISNFTPKPHTPFQWHSVSTAEFKRKQDLLRQAFRRMKGVKVNFTDVRISAMEDFVGRGDRTLAPVVRRAWELGAGMDSWYESVEKAYSAWGTAIAEAGLDWKYRQVENGEWNLFAPEEGVGDREQGIGKERDKEDEGDKVEERSSLSIQCSIQNPKSKIQNPKSPSLDKPLPWDHLDTGIDKKWLKEDLQRALQAATVPDCSFDGCSHCGVCSTDFGHNVVIPPPDIPKFAGEFVPNTTKAQRLRVWFGKLGNMALVSHLDLLRLFDRALRRAGLPISFTGGFHPHPRIAIASALSLGATSSGEIVDFDLTEPVEMEDFRQKLAAALPSDTPLYKVEQLDLKTPAASQGLETAEYLMTVACSNGEVAPVQWQSWIDTIKAKDEILWKHTTKSGKTQLVNLRDRLFELEMVEPSSLSATNFQGCFKHQEANAVVLRYVGSCRQDGTVLRPEQILSILEQVAGAEFHLLHVHRNRLVLAV, encoded by the coding sequence GTGGCTGTTGCATTTGAAAAGTTAATCTCACCGGATATATTAAAGCCAGCTCGTTACCTAGGTAACGAGCTCGAAGCCGTTCATAAGCCTTGGGAATCCGCAGTAGTACGCTGGGTACTCACCTACCCAGAGGTCTATGAAGTTGGTGCAGCAAATCTAGGGCATGTTATCCTCTATAACATTCTAAATACCCAGCCGCGCCAGTTATGCGACCGCTCGTATCTACCAGGAGCGGACTTAGCGGCAAAGTTACGGGCAACAAATACCCCGTTGTTTGCGGTGGAATCCAAGCGAGCATTGACCGAGTTTGACATTCTAGGATTTAGCCTCAGTTATGAGTTAGGGGTAACCAACATTTTGGAGATGTTGGACTTAGCTGGTATTCCCTTAACCTGGCGGGAACGTATCGAGGGGATAGGGAGATGGGGAGATGGGGAGAATTCTACCCCCTACCCCCTCATCTTCGCGGGTGGACAAACGGCGACGTCCAATCCCGAACCCTACGCTGATTTCTTTGATTTTGTTGCGTTAGGGGATGGCGAAGAACTTCTGCCAGAAATTGGTTTGATTTTGGAAGAAGGTAAAAAGGCAGGACTCAATCGTAAAGAATTGTTGCTGGAGTTAGCACAAATACCAGGCGTATACGTTCCTCAGTTCTACGACATGGCTCCGGATGGTTCAGTTCGTCCCAACCGTCCGGATGTTCCCAAAAGAATTTTGCGCCGAGTCGCAACTCCCATGCCAGCCTACTCCATTGGGTTGGTTCCCTATATACAACCAGTCCACGATCGCCTGACAATTGAAATCCGTCGTGGTTGTACTCGTGGCTGTCGCTTCTGCCAACCGGGAATGCTTACCAGGCCGGCGCGAGATGTAGAACCGGAGCGTGTGGTTGCAGCAATTGAGCAAGGAATGCGGCAAACAGGTTATAATGAATTTTCTCTGCTATCTCTAAGTTGTTCTGATTATCTGTCTCTCCCAGCAGTAGGGATGGAAATAAAGAACCGTCTGAAAAATGAGAATATAACTCTTTCTTTACCAAGCCAACGAGTAGACAGATTTGATGAAAATATTGCTAATATCTTGGGTGGTACAAGACAAGGTGGATTGACTTTTGCACCGGAAGCTGGTACACAACGGATGCGCGATATTGTCAATAAAGGATTGACAAATGAAGAACTGTTGCGAGGTGTAAAAACAGGTTGGGAACAAGGTTGGGACAAAATTAAGCTGTACTTTATGATTGGCTTACCCGGAGAAACCGATACTGATGTTTTGGGGATTGCGGAAACAGTCAGCTGGTTGCAACGAGAATGCCGCGCAAATCGGAGAAGACCTCTGTCATTTAACTTAACAATTTCTAACTTTACGCCTAAGCCCCATACTCCTTTTCAGTGGCACTCAGTTTCTACAGCAGAATTTAAACGCAAGCAAGACTTATTACGGCAAGCATTTCGCCGGATGAAAGGAGTGAAGGTGAATTTCACCGATGTTCGCATTTCAGCAATGGAAGATTTCGTAGGAAGAGGCGATCGCACCCTTGCCCCAGTAGTACGTCGTGCCTGGGAACTAGGTGCTGGGATGGACTCTTGGTACGAGAGCGTAGAAAAAGCATACAGCGCGTGGGGAACTGCGATCGCGGAAGCGGGTTTGGACTGGAAATACCGTCAAGTTGAAAACGGCGAATGGAATTTGTTTGCCCCAGAGGAGGGGGTAGGGGATAGGGAACAGGGGATAGGGAAAGAAAGGGACAAGGAGGACGAGGGAGACAAGGTAGAAGAAAGATCTTCCTTATCTATCCAATGCTCAATCCAAAATCCAAAATCCAAAATCCAAAATCCAAAATCTCCTTCCCTAGACAAACCCCTGCCCTGGGACCATCTCGATACAGGTATCGATAAAAAATGGCTCAAAGAAGATCTGCAACGTGCGCTACAAGCAGCTACAGTACCGGATTGCTCTTTTGACGGCTGTTCTCACTGTGGGGTTTGCAGTACTGACTTCGGTCATAATGTGGTGATTCCACCACCAGATATTCCCAAATTTGCTGGTGAGTTTGTACCCAACACAACAAAAGCGCAAAGATTGCGCGTTTGGTTTGGTAAACTGGGTAACATGGCTTTAGTCAGCCATTTGGATTTATTGCGCTTATTCGATCGCGCTTTGCGACGAGCGGGATTACCAATTTCTTTCACAGGTGGATTCCACCCACATCCTCGCATCGCTATTGCCAGTGCTTTATCTTTAGGAGCAACTAGCAGTGGTGAAATTGTGGATTTCGATCTAACAGAACCAGTTGAGATGGAGGATTTCCGGCAAAAACTAGCTGCAGCCCTGCCATCAGATACTCCTTTATATAAGGTGGAACAGCTGGATTTAAAAACACCAGCAGCAAGCCAAGGGTTGGAAACGGCAGAGTATTTGATGACCGTAGCTTGTTCGAATGGAGAAGTAGCTCCTGTACAATGGCAAAGTTGGATTGATACAATAAAAGCGAAAGATGAGATTTTGTGGAAACACACGACGAAGTCTGGTAAGACACAGTTAGTAAATCTGCGCGATCGCTTGTTCGAGTTAGAAATGGTAGAGCCATCAAGTTTGAGCGCAACCAATTTCCAGGGATGTTTTAAACACCAAGAAGCCAACGCAGTCGTTCTACGTTATGTAGGCAGTTGTCGCCAAGATGGAACAGTGTTGCGTCCGGAGCAAATTCTGTCTATCCTAGAACAAGTAGCAGGTGCAGAATTTCATCTGCTTCACGTTCACCGCAATCGGCTGGTTTTAGCGGTATAA
- a CDS encoding STAS domain-containing protein yields MLLIDYPKIAVIRPQGSLSGSKALELDKDLRTALAKDELSALLLDLQSVESLDCSGLMAMVSALKLAQTKRKRFSLCCVPPSLRMIFELTQLDTVFEIFDCEAEFEATCESVKEPALAYA; encoded by the coding sequence ATGTTGTTGATAGATTATCCAAAAATTGCAGTTATTCGCCCACAAGGTAGTTTAAGCGGCTCAAAAGCCCTAGAGTTAGATAAAGACCTGAGAACAGCCTTAGCAAAAGACGAGCTTTCTGCCTTGCTCCTAGATTTACAATCTGTAGAATCTTTAGACTGCTCTGGTTTGATGGCAATGGTGTCTGCACTGAAACTGGCTCAAACCAAGAGAAAGCGCTTCAGCCTGTGCTGCGTGCCGCCGTCATTGAGAATGATTTTTGAACTGACACAATTAGATACAGTTTTTGAAATCTTTGATTGCGAGGCAGAATTTGAAGCCACCTGCGAATCTGTAAAAGAACCAGCACTGGCATATGCCTAA
- a CDS encoding LL-diaminopimelate aminotransferase: MELAKRLEKIPPYLFAEIDRKEVQLVSQGVDIINLAKGDPDRPALDRIVQTMHDAIDTASNHCYPPYQGIQQFRESAARWMKHRFGIGDLDPNSEIISSIGSKEAIHNIFLAFVEGGDNTLIPDPGYPVYRTSTIFVGGEPYAMPLKSENNFLPDLSSIPEEIAHKSKLLWVNYPNNPTGAIATLEFFEELVTFCKEYDILLCHDHAYSEIAYDNYKPPSVLQVAGAKDIAIEFHSLSKSYNMAGWRIGFVAGNAKAIGALKQVKSNIDSGVFRAIQVSAIAAFSSSEEELKSVSSVYQSRREILVQGLRSLGWSIEAPKATLYFWVPVPQGYSSTEFVTLLLDKCGIIVAPGIGYGESGEGFFRIALTLPEERIQEALQRMHDAGIRYA, encoded by the coding sequence ATGGAGCTTGCTAAACGTCTAGAAAAAATCCCCCCCTACCTGTTTGCAGAAATTGACCGCAAAGAGGTACAACTTGTTTCACAGGGTGTTGATATCATCAACTTAGCAAAAGGCGATCCAGATAGACCAGCGCTCGATCGCATTGTCCAAACAATGCATGATGCGATCGATACTGCTTCTAATCACTGCTACCCACCTTATCAAGGGATACAACAGTTTCGTGAGTCGGCTGCTAGGTGGATGAAACACCGATTTGGAATAGGGGATTTAGATCCCAACTCTGAAATTATCTCCTCTATCGGTTCAAAAGAAGCGATTCACAATATATTCCTAGCATTTGTGGAGGGGGGAGATAACACCCTGATTCCCGACCCAGGTTATCCAGTCTATCGGACATCTACAATTTTCGTTGGTGGCGAACCATATGCCATGCCTCTAAAGTCAGAAAATAATTTTTTACCTGACTTAAGTTCTATTCCTGAAGAAATAGCCCACAAGAGTAAACTGTTATGGGTAAATTACCCCAACAATCCCACTGGTGCGATCGCGACTTTAGAATTTTTTGAGGAATTAGTGACTTTCTGTAAAGAGTACGATATTTTGCTGTGTCACGACCACGCTTACTCAGAAATTGCTTACGACAATTACAAGCCGCCAAGCGTACTGCAAGTTGCTGGAGCAAAAGACATAGCAATTGAGTTTCACAGCTTGTCTAAGTCTTACAACATGGCTGGTTGGCGGATTGGATTTGTGGCTGGAAATGCTAAAGCTATTGGTGCTCTAAAACAGGTTAAGAGTAATATCGATTCTGGCGTCTTTAGAGCAATTCAAGTGAGTGCGATCGCAGCTTTTTCTTCGAGTGAGGAAGAACTCAAGTCTGTTTCATCAGTTTATCAAAGCCGACGTGAAATCCTTGTTCAAGGACTGCGATCGTTAGGTTGGTCTATCGAAGCGCCCAAAGCTACCCTATACTTTTGGGTTCCCGTTCCTCAAGGGTATTCCTCTACAGAATTTGTCACACTACTACTTGACAAATGCGGCATTATTGTTGCGCCTGGTATAGGTTATGGTGAATCGGGAGAAGGGTTTTTCCGCATAGCCCTGACTCTCCCTGAAGAACGCATCCAAGAAGCCCTTCAACGGATGCACGATGCGGGAATTCGGTATGCTTGA
- the clpS gene encoding ATP-dependent Clp protease adapter ClpS produces the protein MSVETLEKRSTSRKLAPRYKVLLHNDDYNPMEHVVRVLLTTVPNLTQPQAVSIMMEAHTNGLALVITCAQEHAEFYCETLKNHGLTSTIEPEE, from the coding sequence GTGTCTGTCGAAACCCTAGAAAAGCGTTCAACTTCGCGCAAGCTAGCGCCTCGATATAAAGTTTTGCTCCATAACGATGACTACAACCCTATGGAGCACGTAGTCCGAGTTCTATTGACCACTGTGCCTAATCTCACTCAGCCTCAGGCTGTTAGTATCATGATGGAAGCACATACAAATGGTCTTGCCTTGGTCATTACCTGCGCTCAAGAACATGCCGAGTTTTATTGTGAAACGTTGAAAAATCATGGTTTGACCAGCACAATAGAACCTGAAGAGTAG
- a CDS encoding CPBP family intramembrane glutamic endopeptidase encodes MLKTELRRLSQRPAPIRLGCFVLCLLILWLPLAAPFYVYVRDTNLVSIVTMVLLYVEFIILTKLWGKHVYNEPQILQHYGLEFTRQNGVELLRGLAIGLICVLVLFGIEGILGWLVWQVPNDFLLKIVLESLIIGLGIGFAEELLFRGWLLDELQRDYSPNVSLWLNAILFAVSHFIKPLEAIIHSFPQFPALVLLGLTQVWSQRWCRGRLGLPMGLHGGLAWGYYIINVGNLIKYSGLVPDWVTGVNRNPLAGMIGLLFMAVLAVLIRGRASKLG; translated from the coding sequence TTGTTAAAAACAGAACTTCGCCGTTTGTCTCAACGCCCCGCCCCTATCAGGCTGGGTTGTTTTGTGCTGTGTTTGCTAATCCTGTGGTTACCCCTAGCTGCACCATTTTATGTGTATGTACGCGACACTAACTTAGTCAGCATTGTGACAATGGTGTTGCTGTATGTCGAATTTATTATTTTAACTAAGTTATGGGGCAAGCACGTTTACAATGAACCTCAGATACTACAGCACTATGGCTTGGAGTTTACGCGTCAGAATGGTGTAGAATTGCTGCGCGGATTGGCTATCGGTCTTATTTGTGTTTTAGTTTTATTTGGGATAGAAGGTATTTTAGGTTGGTTAGTTTGGCAGGTACCAAACGATTTTTTACTGAAAATCGTTTTAGAAAGTTTAATTATAGGCTTGGGGATAGGGTTCGCTGAAGAACTCCTGTTTCGAGGCTGGTTGCTGGATGAGTTGCAACGGGACTACAGCCCAAATGTTAGTCTCTGGTTAAATGCAATTTTATTTGCTGTATCGCATTTTATTAAACCCTTAGAGGCAATTATTCACTCATTTCCTCAATTTCCTGCTTTAGTCCTCTTAGGGTTAACGCAGGTATGGAGTCAGCGCTGGTGTAGAGGACGCCTTGGTTTGCCAATGGGTTTGCATGGGGGTTTGGCTTGGGGATACTATATTATTAATGTTGGGAATTTAATCAAATATTCAGGACTTGTACCAGATTGGGTAACTGGTGTGAATAGGAATCCTTTGGCGGGAATGATTGGGTTGCTGTTTATGGCTGTTCTCGCTGTATTAATACGGGGACGCGCTAGTAAGTTGGGTTGA